The region GACGTCGCAGCGACCTTCAAAGTAACGATTCAGTAGCAGTATAGGCTATATAAAAGTAAGAAGAGGCGCAGCTCGTTTGAGCTGCGCCTCTTCATTTATACTTTGACCTATACTTAATACTTATACTTTCCTCTTAGCGACCTCCTCCACGGCTTTGGCTACGCGCCGAGCCCGGGTTTCGGGTCTTTTGGCCTCCAGCACGGCCACTGCGTACTCTTTGCGGTGCGTAAAAGCCATACTTTCAAATGCCTCCAGCAGGCTTGCCTCCTGCAGCGCCTCCTTCAGGTCATCGGGCAACACCACGGTTTTAGCTTTCCGGTCGATGCCGGGCATGTCCACGCCAAACATGGAGGCCTGTTTGCGCTCCGCCTGCGGCCTGAACCGCAAGGCAGACCATACCTCATCCACCGCCACCTGCCGCACCGCCTCATACTGCATCTGGGCCATCACCTGCCAGC is a window of Pontibacter kalidii DNA encoding:
- a CDS encoding YdeI/OmpD-associated family protein codes for the protein MADLGKKLQLKKEQAILLLMAPEGAAQALRQEGYTFTRADEAPGIGSYEAVLLFVQQASELAQLAPQAVALLQPEGILWVAYPKKSSGIKTDLTRDNGWQVMAQMQYEAVRQVAVDEVWSALRFRPQAERKQASMFGVDMPGIDRKAKTVVLPDDLKEALQEASLLEAFESMAFTHRKEYAVAVLEAKRPETRARRVAKAVEEVAKRKV